The DNA sequence ATATTTTTGCCCAATCATTTAAATCAGTTAGAAATTCTTGATTTTCCGGACAACTCGTGAAATCATGTGAAAAACAGCATTCAATACTGCACAATCTTATTACAACATTTTCATTTGGCTTAATATTTTTTGGAGCATTTCTTGTATATTGATAAGCAAGAGTTCCAACATATTTATCTGGAAATTCTTTTTTAATTTTCTCCGCAACTTGATTTACAAACCAAACCACAACTCCGGATTCAGATTCTTCCCTTTTAACAATTGCTTGACAATTCTCACACTGACATGGATTTCTCCAATCATTTTGTGAAACTGAGTAAATTAAATTCGATGGCTCCTCAATCATAACTTTTTTTAATCTTTCAGTTACGATTTCTAAAACTTCCGGATTTGTTAAACAGAGTTGTGCGTTTTCATGAATTCTTTCTCCATCAATTAAGCTATAATATTCCGGATGTTTATCGTAAAATTCTGAGGGCGGCATAAATCTATAAAAAGTATGCACCGACCAATAGCCTTCAATTCTGCCATGCTGTTCGCGGAAGCCCATTGCACCGTTGATTTTATTATGTGCCGCCCATATTGGATTGAAAGCTTCATAATAAAAATCATTTCTAACTTGAACAAAAGGCTTTTCTTGATGATTGAAATATTCAAAAGTATATTTATTTTTTTTAGGAATAACAGAAACTTTTGGAGTGTACCATCGAACGCCAAATTCATTTTCTAGAAATGAAAATACTGAGTACATTGTTCCGCGCTGGGCTCCGCCAAACAAAATTAAACTCGAGCTTACATTTACATAATTAATAATTTCATTATTAAATTCCAGCTTAGGATAATTATTTCCTAATAGTTTTTCCGAGTGTTTATTGATGCCCACAACAATTTCATTTTTAGATATTTCAGAATCATCATATTCTAAGGGAAAATTAGCTCCACTTATTTCATGTAAAATATTTTGTAATTCACTCGCTGCCCATATCTCGGATTCAAATGCATCTTTGCCAACAACTATTTTATATGCAGTTTTTTTGTTTTCGAAAAGCACGTATTTTGATCTTACGCCTGAATTAAATTGAATAGTTTTATTCCAAAATTTATTATCATTTCTTTCAGCCGATATTTTTAGTAAATATTTTTTGAAAACATTTTCATTTATACTTAATTCCATTATATTTTTTTGATTCCAAATACCCGACCAAATTAATTTATTATTAAATTCATCAGAAAATATTTCGAGTTTTACTTCCTTAAATAAATTTTTAACAATTTCTTTATTTAATGAAAATCTTAACTCTGCTTTTCCATTTGGGAACGAGACAACATTAAAAATATTATTTTGTTCTAAATATTTATCAATTTTAAAATTTATAAATCTTGCACAAAAACCCCAATAATTTCCACGTTCTTCAATTTTAAGTAAAATTTTATTTTTACCTTTTTTCATTAATACCGGAATTAAATTCTCATCCGGTTTTAGTCCGCGCCCGCTTGAGTAATCCCATACTTCAATATCATTAATCCACAATTTCCCGCCGTCATTTGTCCCGAGCGAAAAAATATACGTGCCGTCATTTTCAAAATTAATTTCCTTATATGCATAAGCTGTTATATAAGATTTCTTTGATATTGCTTCATCAAGATTAATAATTGAGTCTTTACTATAAATTTTTGTCCATTTTAATTTTTCTTCATTTACTTGTATAATTTTTTCATAATTAAATGTGAAATTATTTTCACCTCCAAATTCTATTAAATAATCTTTCTCAAACTTTTGCAAGTGATTTATATTATCAATACTTTCCTCAAGTTGAAAAGGTCCGATTAAATTCCATTCTGTAATCCATTCATTAATTCTTACATAATTATTTTGTGAAAAGACAATATTTATTTTTAGAAAAAGTAAAAAAATAAATTTAATTAAGATTTTTGCTTTCATAAAACTCTCACAAGTTATGATTTTATTAAAGTTTACTTTTTAGTTTGACTCAATTCATTTAATATAAAATTTGGATAAAGAACGTCATGAACTTCTTCAACAATAATATCGTTTTGTAAATTAAAAGATGATTTAAGTCTAATATCTTTTGATGAGGCACCAATACAAACTTCATAATCGCCTTTATCAGCAACCCAAGAACTAATTCCACTCCAGAAAGAAGCTAATGAACGTTGATCTAATTCAAAAGTAATTTGTTGACTTTCACCAGGTTTCAATAATTTTGTCTTGGCGAAATTTTTTAATTCATATTTTGGTTTTTCAATTTTTGTTTGAGGACTTTTTAAGTAAAGCTGTACTACTTCCTTTCCCGCAACTTTACCAATATTTTTTATTTTAACTTTAACTATTATTTTGGATTCAAAATTTGTATCACTCAAATGTAATTCAGAATAATTAAAAGTTGTATAAGACATTCCGAAACCAAATTCATATGCAGTTGGAACATTAAAAGTTTCATAGTAACGATAGCCAACGTAAATTCCTTCATTATAGAAAGAATTTATTGGTTCATCTTCAGGCAAACCAGGGAAGTAATTTGCAGAAGGTACATCTTCATATTTTAACGGAAAAGAATCTGGTAATTTCCCGGAAGGATTAACAGCACCTTTTATAATATCTGCTACGGCATGCCCGCCTTCTTGACCGGGCTGCCAGATTAAAAGAATAGCATCGGCATATTCTCTCCAGCTTTCTGTTTCCCATACTCCACCCACATTTAAAACAACTATTACTTTTTTCCCGGCTGCATGATAAACTTCATAAATATTTCTTAACAGACCTAATTCAGTTTCAGTAATTGGAAGATAACCATTTTCATAATTTTCACCGGCACTTCTGCCAAGTGTTATAATAGCAATTTGAGATTTTGGTTCATACTTTTTTATTTCATCAATTGACATATTTTTTTCATTGCTAAATGCTACGAGTCTTTTTTTGAAATGAACCGGAGCCTTATTGTCTTTTATTCCGTTATCAGCACGCATTTTAGGATTATTAAAATAATCCGGCACTAGATTTTCTTTCCTAATTTTTTCAATATAGTCGATATAAGTTTTTTCAAGGTTATCTAAAATTTTAAATCCGGCTGCTTTCAAACCATCATTAACCGTAATTGCATATTTATTACTTCTAATTCCTCCGCTGCCGGTTCCAGCTTCAATTAAGTGATAAGATATTTTACCAAATACGGCTACAGTTATTTTGTTATTAATAGGAAGTGTATTGTTATTATTCTTTAGCATAACAATTCCTTCGCTTGCAGCATCTCTTGCTAATTTTGCATGAGCTTTCAAATCAGGTTTGTAAGATGGTTTATAATTATTCATACTTGGTGAACTCAATTTTAGCTTCATATTGTAAATTAAATTTTCATCCAATTTGCTTTCAGAAAGAGTCTTATTCTTCACAGCATTTTTTAATTCATTGAGTTCATCCATACTTCCACTCATCAGCATATTATTTCCTGCGCGAACTTTTGCAACCGCATCACCATAATAGCCGTCAAAATCTGTCATGAATAATCCTGTAAATCCCCATTCTTTTCTAACAATATCTTGAAGCAGTTCCGGAATTTCAGCGGTATAAAAACCATTTAATTTATTATACGAAGTCATTATTGCTTTTGGCTGGCTTTCTTTTACTGCAATTTCAAAACCTCGCAAATAAATTTCACGTAGAGCTCTTTGACTAATGACAGCATTATATTTTCTTCGATTTGTTTCCTGGTTATTTGCTAAAAAATGTTTTAATGTTGCTCCAACTCCATTTGATTGAATGCCTTTAACAATTGAAGCTGCCATCTTACCCGAAAGTAACGGATCTTCCGAATAGTACTCAAAATTGCGACCGCATTTTGGATTTCGATGCAGATTTAATGCAGGCATAAGCACCACATCGTAATCGTATTCTAATAATTCATTTCCAAATGCTTCACCAATTTGTTCAGCAATTTCGGTATTCCAAGTTGCAGCTAAACTTGTTGAAGTTGGAAAAGCAGTTGTATATGTGTATTCTTTCGCTCCTTGCGGAGCTTCGTCTTTATTAATTCCGGATGGTCCGTCAGTAAGTGCAGTTGATTTAAGAGAAAGACGCGGAATAACAATTTTTGAATTTCGGTTTGCGATATAAACATCATTTATATTTTCCATTTTAGAATCAGCCGAAGGCAGAAATCTTCCATCCCCAACTATCATTCCTATTTTTTCTTCAACAGTCATTTGTGAAATTAATTCTTTCGCTTTTTCTTCAATTGAAGTGTTATTTTGAGCTGATAATTCTATGCTAAAAATGGATAAAATTATTATCACAATATAAATTTTGATAAAAGTTATTAATAAATTCATTTATTCTTCCTTTTAAAATTTTAATTATTTTATTCTTTTTTATACACTTTCATATAATCAATTATAAAGACATCCGGAAATTTTGAATTAACCAATTCTTCCAATTTATTTGGGAGTTCCATACTTAAAACAATATATTCATCAATGTGCGATATGGCTTTATTCACTTCGTAATATTTCAATCCATCGACAAAAAAAACATATTTCTCAGGAGTCCATTCAAGGGAAAATGTATGAAAGCCTTCATTTACGCCTTCGACAAAACTTTGCAATCCGCCAATAGTTTGTTGATTTGGTCCGTAAGCCCAATGCAGATTATGTGAAACAAAATTATCACCGTTCTTTTTGAAGTATTCCATAATATCTATTTCGGTACCAAATTTTGCAGGATCTTCACCTTTGGAAATTCCTGGTGACTGTATCCAAAATGCTGCCCAATTTCCTTCTGATTTTTGTAACTGCGCATGGCACTCAAAATAACCGTATTTCGTCATGAAAAGATTTTGTGTTCCTACTGCACAGACTAAAATTGAATCACCTTTTTTTAATGCGGATAATTCCAAAAATCCATTATTCACTTTTACAGCTTCAGATGAAACAAATCCGGCTGCTCTTGGTCCAACGCCACGTACTTGCCATTTATTTTTATCCAAAATAATTCCATTAAATTCATCTTCCCAAAAAAGTTTATAACCCATTTCTTCCGGAATAAAAGGTTTTGATGAAATAGGTTTAAATAAATTCTTTGTTTCATTTTCGTCAGTTGTAATAAAAATTGGAAGCTGCCAAAGTCCGCCGCTGTTTCCAAAATCATTTACTTGAACTGAAATAAGATTTTCTTTACCGCAAAATATATTTTTGGTAATATTTGTGAATGATGCCTTACCAGCAAAACTAATATTTGCTTCTCCAACAGAGCTAACATATTCACCATTAACAAATAACTTATACGCATCATTAACACCACTAAACTTTATCCATATCTCTTTTTCATTCCAATAATTTGGAATATAAACTTTTTTGCGATACCAACCAATTCCATCTAAATTAGGATAACCTTGATTTTCCCATCTTTCTCCGGCATCAATTGAAACCCATTTGGAATCATCAAAATCAATTGCATACCATTTCGCAGATATTCCAACATTATTTTCATCAGGTAAAAATCGCCAGTTTTTTTCTAAATATATTTTTAATGTTTCATTAAAGTAAATACCGTTATAAGGTTTATCGTGACAATTATCCAAAAGATCATTATCGCCTTCATTGCCATAATCTGTTGGTAAAGACCAAGCCCATAAACCAACTCTTAAATCAACAATTAAGTTTTCATTGAGATATTTAATTCTTTCTAAATCACTTTTATTTTTCTGGGAATAAACTTCTTTTAAGAAAATAATATTTGCTAAAATAGAAATGAGTAATACTTGCTGGAAGAATGATAAATTTTTTATATTAAAAATTATTTTCACAAAACTGCCCTTAAAATAAAAGTTGAAAATAAAAATATATATTATAGATTTTATTAGGCAATCGATTGTATTGAGACATATAAAGATAATTAAAGTAAAATCATAAGCAAAGAATTTTATTGTTAATAGATTTCTTTACTCAAATTTTCAATTTATCAATTCTTTGTTATATCTTAAAAAATCATTTGTCATGAATAAGAAATTTAAACAAAAGCTTTTGTTTTATGTTTGGATTATATGAAATGGAAACGAAATAAAAAACATCATAAAATGTATTCTACAAAATCAGCAAAATACTATTTGTAAAACTAACCATAAAACTTAGTTATACAGATTTATTCCAAAGTAAATTCTAAATACCGTTCTGTGATTTCCGATTTTACAAATTTTCGTAAATGTTCGGGATAACCTAATTCCCAAGGAGATGGACCCACATATTCAGATTTTTTTCCAACAATTTTAATAAATCCTTCGGAAGATATTTCAACAATCGTAAAAAGCGGATCTTTATAAGGCGCAGTATATTTTATCCATTTAAATTTTTTATCAATTTCTTCACTATATCTAATAAATTCATATTCTTCACCAAGCCATTTATACGCCATAGAATTTATTGTAACGTACCAAATTCCATTTATTTCTTCTGCAAAATCGTGATGAGTATGCCCATTAAAACAGCAGATTATTTTACTTATTTTATTTGAAATATTATGATGTTCAAACAAGGCTCTAATATCTTTGGAATTTTCAACAGAATATCTTTCATTTGGATTGTTCGGATCTGTTCCAATTCCCTGATGTGAAAAAATTATTATTGGTTCATCTGCATTTATTAATTGTTCTTGCAGCCAAATAATTTGTTCTTTGCCGATAAAAGTGCTGTAACCTTTTTGATTTACATCTTTTTTATCATTTCCATTAAGTATAATAAATTTAAATCCATTTTGCGAGAAGGAATAATATGAACTTTCCATTTTTCTATATGCCAATGCTTGTTCTAATGTTGTTCCTCCGTCCATTTCATGATTTCCAATTACATGATATTTTTTTCCTTTGAACGAATTCCAAATTGCATACATAGAATCAAATTGTAATTTGGGAATAACAAAATCTCCAAGCTCAATAATAAAATCCGGCTTCGCAGTATTCATACTATCAATAAACTTTGTAATTCTTTCTTTTGAATCATGCATTGTTGGAAGATGTACATCTGAACACATTCCAATTTTTATATTATTAATTTCTTTAAATGGAGAACAATTCGTAAATAAAAACAAAAGAAGATAAAAAAAATTATAAGTTATTGTTTTCATATTATTTACAATTATATATTACTTAGCCAAACATCTATATATTTGAGAATATAATTTCATTCTGACATAACCTTCATTGCACCAGTCAAAATCTACTTCCGGGATTTTCTGATATTCTCATAATTTCTAATCTTTCTTCTTTTAAAATTTATCCAATTTCACTTAAATTGATAACGAAGAATTTATTTTTTCCCAATTGATATCCATAATAAAAATTTGCGTGAAATCATTTCCAACAGAGTCTTTAACTAATTTGGTTTCTTCATCGCGTGTCTGGATTGGAATTGTATAAGCCAATCTTTTTCCGTCTTGAGAAACTACCAATTGAGTTCTTTCCAATTTATCATTTGTAAATTTGAATAACTTATTTTCCATATCTGAAAAAATTGTAACAGAATAAATATTTCCATCACTTATAAAAAATAAATATTTACTATTTGGATGCCAGCGGATAAAGCTGCAATCATAATTTAATTGCGTAATTTTTTTAGGATTTTTTTGTGAACCATCAGCTGCAATTATATAAATTTGTTTTAAATTGTTTCCATCCAAAGCTGTAAAAGCAATTATTTTTCCATCTAAAGAGCCGCGGACAATCCCGCTTGCTTTAAATCCATTTGTTAATCTTCTTATTTTTATTCCTTTTGGCGGCATAGGAAATTCCGTTTCATTTCCTGAGAAAGATGTTGTAATATCAACATACAATGGAATATCTGCGACAAACAAATCTGTGTCATAATCAATGCCATTTTCATTTCTGACTTTTCCAATAAATGCCCGCATAGTTCCCATGGAATCAATCCACGAATCATCATTTGCTTTTTCAATTTCTCCCAGTTTTGATTTATCTTTTTCTGCCGGTTTTAGAATTACCGAAAAATAATGTGTTGACTTTTCTGGTGAATTTGGATTTACTTCAATATAGCCGATCGTTCTATCAAAGTTCTGCAAAATATAATCATCATAAGTAAATCCTATGCGATTTCCACTTCTTGAATATTCATGTCTATGCGTTCCGCCTCTATGTGCTCCGTTAATTGTTTGAGTATTTTTAACATCGCGAAAATCTACTTTTGTAATTTTACCATTTCCCTCAGCGTCAACTTCAACCCCATTTCTATTTCGTATTCCGTAATAACCGCGTTCTTTTACCTCTTCCAAAAATGGACCGTGAATAAAAATTACTTTATTTATTTTGGGATGAAAAGACACTGCGGCAACTCCCGGAGCAGCATTTTCTCCGGTTATATTTTGCGGCTGCCACAAAATTGTTTCCTTACCGGTTTCAATTTCTACTTTTTCAATTGATTTGGAATTTGCCAAATTTTCATTATAAATAGTGGCTCTTGTATCATAGCATAAATATTTTCCATCCGGAGAAAAATTATCATTATTATCCAATGCGTGATTTTTAGTACTAAATGTTAATTGCTTTTCTTCCATCGGAATAAAAATTATTTTATTTTTATTTTGCATTTCTTCGCAACCAAAAAATATTATGTTAATACAAATTATTAAAACTATTTTATTAAATAAATATTTCATTTGCCGACTATTTTGTTAAAGGTTCGCTTATAGCATTTACATATCGTCCCGCCCAATATGGCAATAGATAAATATATGGCGGATATTCTTCTCTTCCTTTAGAATCTGCGTTATTTCTGTATGCACCATTATGTAAATGCAATGGACGCTCATCTTGCGGCAATACTTCACTGTATTCTTGTCTTCTAAAATTTTGTTCTAATTTTACGAGATCTTTACGATGATTATTTTGAACACTCCATGAAACTAAATCCATTGGAAATTCTCTCAGCCACCAAGCTGATTCTTCCGAATCATAATCCTTTCCGCCAATTAGCGCATATAAATAATTCCATAATGGATTTTTTTCTGATCTCTCAATATTCCAATGACTTTTCGCAGCTTCAAAAAATTTCTTTTTTAGTTCTTCATTAAAAGCAAAATTTATCAGATTCGGAATTGTGAGAAAATACATTTCATCATCCGAGTGATTCCAAGTATCACTTAAATCTTCACCTTCTACATATCCAATAACAGTAGCCGGTAGAGCTGCATTATCATCGTATCCGTAATTTTCCATAAGTTCAAAAGCTTTTTGCTTATAAATTTCTTCACCGGTAAAGTGATAAGTAGCTTGAAGGAATGCTAATATGAGAGAAGAATTTAATCTTCTGTCTCCGGTATGAATTGAGAATTTATTTACATAATCCGGATGCCACCTTCCCCATTGAGTTATTTCACCATTCCAAGTTTTTAAATACCAATCATTTTCTATGATGTGATCCATTTCTATTTTGAGTTGATGAATTGCACGATCTCTCCATTCTTTATCCGGAGCTATTTCTGCGAAAAGTGCATAAACAAAAAAGTGACCACAGCTTTCATCACTGCTGGTTGTGGATTTCCATCTCCATCTTTTATTTTCGGCAAGCTGCCAAATCTTTTTATCTTCAGACATATTTGGATCAGTATCACTGGATTGATACGAATCAATCTCATATGTTCTAGCCGGAAAACCTTTAACTGTACTAATTTTGGTTAATCTTTCCATAGCCTCAAAAGCTTCATAAGCATTTTGTTTAGCATCATCAGATTTTGTTACTGCGTATCTGAATAACTCACCAGCTAAATACATAGAAGTCCACAATCCATCATTATCGGTATCGTGAAGAACCATTGTTGAAAGATCACCCGGAGTTTTTAAATAACCTTCTGCATTAAATCCGTAACGAATATGACGTAACCGTTGTACTTTCTGAAAATGCTCAGCTTTTTCTGCTAAAGTCATTTTTAGGAAATTAATTTTACTCAAACCATTTTTTGTTAATACTAATACACTATTTTCTGGCCCTTTCGAAATATCAACTACAAAATCATCAACAAGCCAGCGTAGGGAAGCGTAATAGTCATATTTGCCATCATCACGCAAAGCAAAAGCTCCGTAAGAAGATCCGAACCATAATCTTCCTTCAATTTCAGTTATGCAATTAATTTCTGTACACGGCAATTTTGTATTCAAGTCAGAAGCTTTGTTACTTTTTGAATCAATATTTATAATTCCATCTTTTGTTCCCACAATAATTTTATCATTAATGATTTCAAAAGATGTAAAATCCTTACCGGTATAAATACTTGAAAACTCTTTATCATGACATTTTAATTGGAATAAATTATCACTTGATAAAATCAAAAATCGTTTACCTTTTTCATCAAATAATAATTTTTTTATTTCAATATTTTCAACGGATTTTTCCCAAACTTTTTTTTCATTTTGAAATAATGCCAATTTATTTTGGGATGAAACTAGGACAGTAAAATTATGCCCAATAACAAAATGATTTGGATTTTTAATTTCATGTTCAAAATATTTTTCTCCCGCCCAAGCATAACTAAAAATTGCTTTATCGGTCAAATAAATAAATTGATTTTCATAAGTATCAAATGAAATAATTTTTAGATCTGATAATGGTCTATATCGCAAATCAGGGACTAATCTTTTTTCCCAAGGTTGTAAAATTCCCGTACTTGCATTTATATTCATAACACCATTTCTATCACTTCTTACTTGAGATAATTCAGCACTTTCCATATCCACACTTAATTCAAACTTTTCGGCAAAATCTTGAATAAATGGTTTATCCAAATATTGCTGTGCAAAAATTTGAAATGCAATGAATGATAAAAAATATATTTGTTTTACAATTTTCATTATAACTCCTTTTGTAAACTTTGAAATGAAATTTATATTTATTTAAAGTTAGACAATCGTTTGTCTAATATCAAAAAAATTATGTAACTTGTCAAAAGTATTTTCAGCTAATTAAAATTGTTATGCTTTTTATTCACAATTTTATGTTAGTTTAGTAAAAACTTTTACGGAGATTTATGAAACCTTTATTAGATGTAATTTTCGTTTCCTTTCTTTTTATTATATGTACTTTTACTTCCATCGATGCAAACTACAAGACACAAAAAAAGATTTTATTAGTTTATGGCGGCTGGGACGGTCATCAACCAACAGAATTTAAAGATTTAATTTTACCCTGGCTTCATGAACAAGGTTTTGATGTAACCGTTTCAAATTCATTAGATATTTATGCTGATTCAGCCAAAATGAAAACTTTTGATTTGATAATTCAAACATGGACAATGGGTGAAATTACAAAGGAGCAAGAAGAAGGATTATTAAAAGCTGTTCAAAACGGCTGTGGAATTGCCGGCTATCATGGTGGATTAGGTGATTCGTTTCGTTCGAATACAAATTATTTATTTATGGTTGGCGGACAATTTGCGGCACACCCCGGTGGACAAATTGATTTTATTGTAAATATAGAAAATCAGAATGATCCAATCACAAAAGGAATTTCAGATTTTAAAGTTCACTCCGAACAATATTATATGCTTGTTGATCCAGGTGTTGAAGTTCTTGCTTCAACAACATTTTCCGGGGAACATGCTGATTGGGTAAAAGATGTAAAGATGCCTGTTGTATGGAAAAAGAAATTCGGTAAAGGAAAAGTTTTTTATTCATCAGTTGGTCATTCAATGAAAGATTTTGACGTTTACGAAGTTTATGAAATTTTAAAACGCGGAATTCTTTGGGCAATTAAAGAAAATTAAAATCACTAAAATATTGGGTTAAATATGAGTAACAATGAACTTACTCGTCGAAATTTTATAAAGAAAAGTGCTGGAACTTTAATTGGATTAACGGCTTTTCCTTATATCATTCCTTCAAACATTATTGGTAAAAATAAATTTATTTCTCCAAGCGATAAAATTAGAATTGGTTGTATTGGGCTTGGCTGGCAAGGACCCGGCAATATGGATTCTTTTTTAAATGAACCTGATGCTATAGTTGTTGCAGTTTGTGATATTGATAAAAATCATTTAATTGAAGGAAAGAAAACCGTAGATAATTTTTACGGAAATAACGATTGTAAAACGTATCACGATTATAAAGAACTTTTAGCAAGAGAAGATATTGACGTTGTTTCTATTGCTGTTCCGGATCATTGGCATGGAATAATTTCTATTGCCGCATTACAAGCCGGAAAAGATGTTTATGGAGAAAAGCCTCTTTCTCATAATTTGATGGAAGGACGTGCAATTTGCGATACAGTAAAAAAATATAATAGAATTTGGCAAACCGGAAGCTGGCAAAGATCGCAAAGCCATTTTAGATTTGCATGTGAATTAGTAAGAAACGGAAGAATTGGAAAAGTACACACAGTTGAAGTTGGATTACCTTCCGGAAATTCTGATTTTGGAGGAAACGATATTATTACAGAACCACCAACAGAATTAGATTATGAAACT is a window from the Ignavibacteriota bacterium genome containing:
- a CDS encoding Gfo/Idh/MocA family oxidoreductase, whose product is MSNNELTRRNFIKKSAGTLIGLTAFPYIIPSNIIGKNKFISPSDKIRIGCIGLGWQGPGNMDSFLNEPDAIVVAVCDIDKNHLIEGKKTVDNFYGNNDCKTYHDYKELLAREDIDVVSIAVPDHWHGIISIAALQAGKDVYGEKPLSHNLMEGRAICDTVKKYNRIWQTGSWQRSQSHFRFACELVRNGRIGKVHTVEVGLPSGNSDFGGNDIITEPPTELDYETWLGPAPLAPYCSARVHKSWRWNLDYGGGQFLDWIGHHGDIAHWGLGFDNTGPIEISGVGEYPKTGIFNTANKYRVETKYANGVKMILAGGHPDVCNGGMGTKWIGDEGWVWVDRGERLDSSNKLLLQDKIKPNEIHLFKSPGHMRNFLDCVRSRQETLTPCETAHRSATPGHLGQISMLLGRTIKFNPETEEIINDTVASRLLGRPMRSPYHL